In a genomic window of Scyliorhinus torazame isolate Kashiwa2021f chromosome 5, sScyTor2.1, whole genome shotgun sequence:
- the LOC140418974 gene encoding uncharacterized protein: protein MEGKCIVHSGEKPYTCCVCGRGFSQSSGLTRHKCSHTEEKPWKCADCGKGFTYPSKLETHRRSHTGERPFICSKCGKGFTQPSALSTHQRLHSRERPFTCSTCGKGFTISAHLLSHQLVHTDEKPFQCPDCGRCYKRSGDLMCHQRVHTDERPFRCSQCGTGFRRSSNLTVHQRTHTVERPFVCTKCGKRFTQSSDLQKHQRIHTGERPFQCPDCEKCYKRFGELLQHQRVHTDERPFRCSHCGTGFRRSSHLTVHQRTHTGERPFVCSECGKRFIQSSELLNHQRIHTVERPFHCPDCGNCYKCSGELMHHQRVHTDKRPFRCSRCGTGFRQSSHLTAHQRIHTGERPFACSWCGKGFTQSSALQKHQRVHTGERPFTCSKCREGFATSSLLLKHQRGRK, encoded by the coding sequence atggaaggaaaatgcatcgttcacagtggggagaaaccatacacatgttgtgtgtgtggacgaggattcagtcaatcatcaggcctcacaagacacaaatgcagtcacactgaggagaaaccgtggaaatgtgcagactgtgggaaaggattcacttatccatccaagctggaaactcatcgacgcagtcacactggggagagaccattcatctgctccaagtgtgggaagggattcactcagccatccgctctgtccacacaccagcgacttcactccagggagagaccattcacctgctccacatgtgggaaaggatttactatttcagcccacttgctgagtcaccagctagttcacactgatgagaaaccgtttcaatgtccagactgcgggaggtGCTATAAAAGATCTGGGgatctgatgtgccatcaacgtgttcacactgacgagagaccattcaggtgctctcagtgtgggactgggttcagacgatcatctaacctcactgtacatcagcgaactcacacagtggagaggccattcgtctgcaccaagtgtgggaagagattcactcagtcatccgacctgcagaagcatcagcgaattcacactggggagagaccgtttcaatgtccagactgcgagaaGTGCTATAAACGTTTTGGGGAACTGTTAcaacatcaacgtgttcacactgacgagagaccgtttaggtgctctcactgcgggactgggttcagacgatcatctcatctcactgtacatcagcgaactcacactggggagaggccattcgtttgctccgagtgtgggaagagattcattcagtcatccgaacttctgaatcaccagcgaattcacactgttgAGAGACCATTTcattgtccagactgcgggaattgTTATAaatgttctggggaactgatgcaccatcaacgtgttcacactgacaagagaccgtttaggtgctctcgttgtgggactgggttcagacaatcgtctcacctcactgcacatcagcgaattcacactggggagaggccattcgcctgctcctggtgtgggaagggattcactcagtcatccgccttgcagaagcaccagcgagttcacactggggagagaccgttcacctgttccaAGTGTAGGGAGGGATTCGCCACTTCATCcctcctgctgaaacaccaacgaggCCGCAaataa